The following nucleotide sequence is from Pseudonocardia sp. C8.
GTGTCGGTGAGCAGCGCCGCGCCCGGGTCGAGGTCCGCCGACCCGGTGACCACGGCGAGCGGCGGGGGCGGGCCGGGCTCGGGGTCGTCCGGGGTGGGCCGGCGGGGCCGGACGCCGCGGTAGTCCTCGTCGCGGACGGTGCCCGCCCCGACCAGCACGACCCCGGCCGACCGGCGCAGCGCGCGGAACAGCGTGCGGTCGGCCGGGGTGCTCAGGCCGCGCGACCCGGCCCCGCCCGCGACGACCGCTCCGTCCAGTGACGACACCATGACGGCGGTGACCCGTGGAGACGTCTGCATCCGCCGAGGATGCCCTCCGGCGCCGGGACGTGACCCACGTGGTGTTCATCCGTAGGGCAGCCTCACTTATGGTGAGCGGTGCCGCGCCGACCCCGGTGCGTCGGAACGACCAGTGCCGTATCGACCGGTACAGGGGGGACCGCAGTCACGTGAACGCGATCCGCGTCCGGCCCCGCCCCGCGGGCGCCCCGGCACCACAGCGCTCGATGCGGCAGCGCCGGCTGCTCGGCCTCGGTGCGCTGGCCGTGTCGCTGCTCGTCGCGGTGCTGGCCAGCATCGCGCTCGGGGCGAAGGTCATCCCGGTGAACGAGGTCCTGTCCGCGCTGGTCGCCCCGACCGGCAGCGAGAACGACGTGGTCATCCGCTCGTTGCGGATCCCACGGACCGTGCTCGGCGTGCTGGTCGGGATCGCGCTGGGCCTGGCGGGCGCGCTCGTGCAGGGCTTCACCCGCAACCCGCTCGGCGACCCCGGCCTGCTCGGCGTCCACTTCGGTGCCGCGTTCTTCGTGGTGTGCGGCATCTACCTGTTCGGGGTGACCTCGCTGTTCGGCTACGTGTGGTTCGCCTTCGCCGGCGCCTTCGTGGCGAGTGCCGTGGTGTTCCTCATCGGCACCCGCGCCCCCGGCGGGGCGACCCCGGTGTCGCTGGCGCTGTCCGGCGCCGCGGTCAGCTTCCTGCTGCAGGCGCTGACGTCGTCGGTGGTGCTGATCGACGAGACGAGCCTGGACGCGTACCGCTTCTGGAACGTCGGGTCGCTGGCCGGCCGGGACGCCGGCGTCGCCGGCCAGGTGGTCTGGTTCATCGTGATCGGCGCGGTGCTGGCGCTCGCCAGCGCCCCGGCGCTCAACGCGCTCTCGCTCGGCGACGACGTGGCCGCATCGCTCGGCCACTCGGTGCGCAGGACGCGGCTGGTCGGCGTCGCCGCGATCACCCTGCTGGCCGGGGCCGGGACGGCGGCGTGCGGCCCGATCGTCTTCCTCGGCCTGGTCGTGCCGCACCTGGTGCGGTCGTTCACCGGGCCGGACTACCGGTGGCTGCTCCCGGCGGCCGGGCTCGCCGGAGCGGTGCTGCTGCTGCTGGCCGACGTCGTCGGCCGGCTCGTCGCGCGCCCCGGAGAGCTGCAGGTGGGCATCGTGGTCGCGCTGATCGGGGCGCCCGTGTTCATCGCGCTCGTGCGGCGCCGGAAGCTGGGGGCGATATGAGCGGCGAGTCCTGGGGACCCGGCGTCCTCGTCCCCGGCCGCACGCCGCTGCGCTACCGCGGGGCCTCGGTCGTCTGGCGGGTCCGTCCGGTCGTGGTCTTCGCGCTGTCCGCGGTGGTGCTCGTGCTCGCGGCGGCGGTCAACCTGGGCCGCGGCGACTACCCGATCGCGATCACCGACGTGCTCCTCACGCTGTTCGGCGGCGGCGACGCGGGCCAGCAGCTCGTCGTCCTGGAACTGCGGCTGCCGCGCACCCTGGTCGGGGCCCTGGTCGGCGCCGCGCTGGCGGTCTCCGGCGGGATCTTCCAGTCCATCGCCCGCAACCCGCTGGCCAGCCCGGACATCATCGGCATCCAGGCCGGGGCGTCCGCGGCGGCCGTGTTCGTGATCGTGCTCGGCGGGGGGACGGCCGGGGTCGGCGGCCTGTTCGCGTCCCTGGGCATCCCGCTCGCCGCGCTGGCCGGGGGCCTGCTCGGCGCCGTCGTCATCTACCTGCTGGCCTGGCGGCGCGGCATCCAGGGCTTCCGGCTGGTGCTGGTCGGTATCGGCGTGAACGCGGTGCTGATCGCCGCGGTGCACTGGCTGCTGACCGTCGCCCAGATCTATCAGGCCGCCCAGGCGCAGGTGTGGCTGACCGGCAGCCTCAACGCACGCAGCTGGAACGAGGTGCTGCCGCTGGCGGGGACCATGCTGGTGCTGGTCCCGGCCTCGCTCGTGCTCGTCCACGTGCTCGGCGCGCTGCGCTACGACGACGACACCGCCCGCGGGCTCGGGGTCCGGGTCGACCGCTCGCGGACCGCGCTGCTGCTGGTCGCGGTCGTGTTCGCGTCGGTGGCGACGGCGGCGGCCGGGCCGATCGCGTTCGTCGCCCTGGTCACCCCGCAGATCGCGCAGCGGCTGTGCCGCACCGGGACCCCGCCGCTGGCGGTGTCGATGGTGCTCGGCGCGGCGCTGACCGTCCTCGCCGACCTGATCGCCCGGACCGCGCTGGGCTCCGTCGAGCTGCCGGTGGGCATCGTCACCGCCGTCCTCGGCGCCCCGTACCTGCTCTACCTGCTCGCCCGTCCCCGTCAGGAGGCCCGCGCATGACGTCGACCCGACCGGACCAGGTGATGACACCGGTGCCGCACGGTGAGGCCCGCCTGCGGGCCGAGGGGGTCTCGCTCGGTTACGGGCCGCGGACGATCGTCGAGGGCCTCGACCTCGAGGTGCGGCCCGGCGAGGTCACCACGGTGATCGGCCCGAACGGCTGCGGGAAGTCGACCGTGCTCCGCGCACTGGGCCGGCTGCTGCCCGCCCGGGCCGGCCAGGTCGTGCTGGACGGCAAGCGGATCGACCGGACGCCGACCCGCGAGGTCGCGAAGGTGCTGGGCATCCTGCCGCAGTCGCCCGCATCGCCCGAGGGACTGACCGTCGGCGACCTGGTCGCCCGCGGCCGGCACCCGCACCAGGCCTGGTACCGCCAGTGGTCGACCGACGACGAGCGGGCCGTGGCCGACGCGCTGGCCTGGACCGGGCTGTCCGACCTCGCCGACCGCCCGGTCGACGAGCTCTCCGGTGGCCAGCGCCAGCGCGCGTGGATCTCGATGGCGCTCGCCCAGCACACCGACCTGCTGCTGCTCGACGAGCCGACCACGTTCCTCGACCTGGCCCACCAGGTCGACGTCCTGGAGCTGGTGCGCCGGTTGCAGGCCGAGGCCGGCCGGACGGTCGTCATGGTGCTGCACGACCTCAACCTGGCCGCCCGCTACGCCGACCGGCTGATCGCGATGAAGGACGGCCGGATCGTCGCCGGCGGCAGCCCCGCCGAGGTGATCACCGAGGAGCTGCTCGCCGACGTGTTCGGGCTCCGGGCCCGGGTCATCCCGGACCCGGTCACCGGCACCCCGCTGGTGGTACCCGAGGCCCGGTGAGTGGTTCGGAGGGCCAGGACCCTCCGAAGCGCTCACGAGGCGTCAGCCGATCAGCGACCGGCCGATGATCTCCTTCATGATCTCGTTCGTGCCGCCGTAGATCGCCTGGACGCGGCCGTCGACGAAGGCGCGGGCGATCGGGTACTCGAGCATGTAGCCGTAGCCGCCGTGCAGCTGCACGCAGCGGTCGACGACCCGGTTCTGCAGGTCCGAGCACCACCACTTGGCCTTGGCGGCGTCCGGGACCGACAGCTCGGACTCGACGTGCTCGCGGATGCACCGGTCGACGAAGGTCCGCGCGACCGTCGCCTCGGTGTCCATCTCGGCGAGCTCGAAGCGCGTGTTCTGGAAGTTCGCCACCGGGCGGCCGAAGGCCGTGCGCTCCTTGGTGTACTCCAGGGTCATGCGGACCGCGGCCTCGACGGCGGCCACCGAGGTGACGGCGATCGACAGCCGCTCCTGGGCGAGGTTCTGCATCAGGTAGACGAAGCCCTGGCCGACCTCGCCGAGCCGGTTCGCGTCCGGCACCCGGACGTCGGTGAACGACAGCTCGGCGGTGTCCTGGGCCTTCATGCCGACCTTCTTGAGCCGCCGGCCGCGCTCGAACCCGGCCATGCCGCGCTCGACGACGAACAGCGTGAAGCCCAGGTGCTTGGCGTCCGGGTCGGTCTTCGCGACGACGATCACCAGGTCGGCCAGGATGCCGTTGGTGATGAAGGTCTTCGAGCCGTTGAGGATCCAGTCGCCGCTCGCCTCCTGCTTCGCGGTGGTCGCGATGCCCTGCAGGTCGGAACCGGTGCCCGGCTCGGTCATCGCGATCGCGGTGATCAGCTCGCCGGAGCAGAACCCGGGCAGCCAGCGCTGCTTCTGCTCCTCGGTCGCCAGCCGCAGCAGGTAGGGCTGGACGACGTCGTTGTGCAGCGGGAAGCCGATCCCGCTGGTCCCGGCGGCGACGATCTCCTCGTCGAGGACGACGTTGTAGCGGAAGTCGTCGACCCCGCCACCGCCGTACTCCTCGGGCACGCCCGTGCCGAGCAGCCCGGCCGCACCGGCCGTCGTCCAGATCGCGCGGTCGACCTGGCCGTCGGCCTCCCACTGCTCGTGGTGCGGGACGACCTCCTTGGCGAGGAAGGTGCGGCAGAGGTCGCGGAACGCGTGGTGTTCGTCGTCGAAGATGTCGCGCTGCATGGTCGTGAGTGTCACATACTCGTCGGTAACTCCGGTCGTCCGCACGGGCCCGGCGTGACCCCCGCGTGCCGTACGCTCCCGCCGTGCACTTCGTCGACGCCGTCGCCAACGTGTGGGACCGGACCGTCGTCGGGCATCTGGCCGACCTCGAGCGGATGCCGCGGGAGGCGATCGTCGGCTCGCCGTCCGGGATCCTGTACCGCTACCGCCCGCTGTCCGGTGTGGACCCGTGCGGCGGCGCGCCGGTCCTCCTGGTCCCGCCGCTGGGTGCCCCGGACTTCGCCTACGACCTGCGCCGCGGCTGCTCCCTGGTCGAGCACCTGCTGCAGCAGGGCCGCACCGTCTACCTCGTCGACTACGGCCCCAAGTCGTTCTCCGACCGGTCGCTGGGCATCGAGCACTGGGTCGACGACCTGCTGCCCTCGACCGTGCGGGAGGTCGCCTCGGCCGAGGGCGACGACGTCCACCTCGTCGCCTGGTCGCTGGGCGGGATCTTCGCCCTGCTCACCGTCGCGGCCGCCGTGCGGGACCGGGCCCGGCTGCCGGTGCGCAGCGTGTCGGTGATCGGCACCCCGGTCGACATCTCCCGCGTCCCGCTGGTGGCGCCGCTGCGCCCGCTGGCCGAGGTCGCGGGCGGCCGGGTGGTGTCCTCGCTCTACCGCGGGATCGGCAGCTTCCCGGCGCCGGTCGTGAGCTGGGCGTTCCACCTGACCGCGGTCGACAAGCTGGTCACCCGGCCGCTGGCCGTGCTGTCGCGGATCGACGACCGCGACTGCCTGGCCCAGATCGAGGCCGTCGACCACCTGATGAACAACATGCACGGCTACCCGGGGCGGGTGTTCGGGCAGATCTTCCACCTCATGCTGCGCAGCAAC
It contains:
- a CDS encoding iron ABC transporter permease produces the protein MRQRRLLGLGALAVSLLVAVLASIALGAKVIPVNEVLSALVAPTGSENDVVIRSLRIPRTVLGVLVGIALGLAGALVQGFTRNPLGDPGLLGVHFGAAFFVVCGIYLFGVTSLFGYVWFAFAGAFVASAVVFLIGTRAPGGATPVSLALSGAAVSFLLQALTSSVVLIDETSLDAYRFWNVGSLAGRDAGVAGQVVWFIVIGAVLALASAPALNALSLGDDVAASLGHSVRRTRLVGVAAITLLAGAGTAACGPIVFLGLVVPHLVRSFTGPDYRWLLPAAGLAGAVLLLLADVVGRLVARPGELQVGIVVALIGAPVFIALVRRRKLGAI
- a CDS encoding iron chelate uptake ABC transporter family permease subunit, whose amino-acid sequence is MSGESWGPGVLVPGRTPLRYRGASVVWRVRPVVVFALSAVVLVLAAAVNLGRGDYPIAITDVLLTLFGGGDAGQQLVVLELRLPRTLVGALVGAALAVSGGIFQSIARNPLASPDIIGIQAGASAAAVFVIVLGGGTAGVGGLFASLGIPLAALAGGLLGAVVIYLLAWRRGIQGFRLVLVGIGVNAVLIAAVHWLLTVAQIYQAAQAQVWLTGSLNARSWNEVLPLAGTMLVLVPASLVLVHVLGALRYDDDTARGLGVRVDRSRTALLLVAVVFASVATAAAGPIAFVALVTPQIAQRLCRTGTPPLAVSMVLGAALTVLADLIARTALGSVELPVGIVTAVLGAPYLLYLLARPRQEARA
- a CDS encoding ABC transporter ATP-binding protein, whose amino-acid sequence is MTSTRPDQVMTPVPHGEARLRAEGVSLGYGPRTIVEGLDLEVRPGEVTTVIGPNGCGKSTVLRALGRLLPARAGQVVLDGKRIDRTPTREVAKVLGILPQSPASPEGLTVGDLVARGRHPHQAWYRQWSTDDERAVADALAWTGLSDLADRPVDELSGGQRQRAWISMALAQHTDLLLLDEPTTFLDLAHQVDVLELVRRLQAEAGRTVVMVLHDLNLAARYADRLIAMKDGRIVAGGSPAEVITEELLADVFGLRARVIPDPVTGTPLVVPEAR
- a CDS encoding acyl-CoA dehydrogenase family protein; this translates as MQRDIFDDEHHAFRDLCRTFLAKEVVPHHEQWEADGQVDRAIWTTAGAAGLLGTGVPEEYGGGGVDDFRYNVVLDEEIVAAGTSGIGFPLHNDVVQPYLLRLATEEQKQRWLPGFCSGELITAIAMTEPGTGSDLQGIATTAKQEASGDWILNGSKTFITNGILADLVIVVAKTDPDAKHLGFTLFVVERGMAGFERGRRLKKVGMKAQDTAELSFTDVRVPDANRLGEVGQGFVYLMQNLAQERLSIAVTSVAAVEAAVRMTLEYTKERTAFGRPVANFQNTRFELAEMDTEATVARTFVDRCIREHVESELSVPDAAKAKWWCSDLQNRVVDRCVQLHGGYGYMLEYPIARAFVDGRVQAIYGGTNEIMKEIIGRSLIG
- a CDS encoding alpha/beta fold hydrolase, with protein sequence MHFVDAVANVWDRTVVGHLADLERMPREAIVGSPSGILYRYRPLSGVDPCGGAPVLLVPPLGAPDFAYDLRRGCSLVEHLLQQGRTVYLVDYGPKSFSDRSLGIEHWVDDLLPSTVREVASAEGDDVHLVAWSLGGIFALLTVAAAVRDRARLPVRSVSVIGTPVDISRVPLVAPLRPLAEVAGGRVVSSLYRGIGSFPAPVVSWAFHLTAVDKLVTRPLAVLSRIDDRDCLAQIEAVDHLMNNMHGYPGRVFGQIFHLMLRSNDLASGALRLAGRDVELADVDVPVLVVAGRDDVIAPLKAVRSAVGLLTGSPEVRFTTAPGGHLGVLTGRRARCTTWPELDRALADWDGAGSGAGRPGPPQNGERRKR